Genomic window (Deltaproteobacteria bacterium):
ACTCCAGGATTCTGCCTCATTACGACCTGGGCGAGATTGAGTCCAAGGCCCGGGAGGCGGCCGAGCAGGCGGCGGTTGAAAGCGGGGTCAGGGTTCAGTTAGAGGCTTTCAAGGGACCTGCCCCAGAACCGACGCCGACCGACGCCTCGGTGGTTCAGGCGCTTAAGCGGGCCGTGGCCGTTGTTCACGATCGCGAGGCCAGGCCCATGGGCATCGGCGGTAGAACAGTCGCGGGCTTTTTCCGGCAGAAGGGACTTCCGGCCGCGGTCTGGTCAACCGCAGAAGGCACGGCTCACGCCCCGAACGAAAGCTGCCTTCTTTCAAACCTGCTGGCCGACGCCAAGGTATTTGCTCACGTATATCTCGGGCTTTAATCTCACATTAATATAAACCTTTTGAAAATTGACTAAAAACAGGAGTTCTGTTAAGTTGCATTCTTGTGTATCAACTTGGTTTCCGCTTAGATGCGGGTACTTGTTAACTACCCATCAATCTTGAAGGAAAATCAATGGCAGATTTTATGGACATTGTTAAAGGCAGGCGAAGCATAAGAAAATACGATGAAAAGGAAATCCCGGCAGAACATCTGAATGAGGTTCTGGAAGCGGTCCGCTGGGCGCCTTCCTGGGCCAACACTCAATGCTGGGAAATCGTGATCGTGCGCGATCAAAGCGTCAAAGAAGCTTTACGGGCCACCCTGGGAAAAGGTAATCCCGCGGCAAAAGCAATGATTGACGCCCCGGTGGTCATAGCACTTTGCGGGAAACTTGAGTCCTCAGGATACTACAAGAGCCAATCCATAACCAAGCTTGGAGACTGGTTCATGTTCGATCTTGGAATCGCTACTCAAAACCTGTGTTTAGCCGCGCACAACCTGGGTTTGGGCACGGTGATTGTGGGTTTCTTTAATTTTGATAAGGCGGCAGAGGTCTTAGGCGTACCCCAGGGCTATGAACTGGTGGCC
Coding sequences:
- a CDS encoding nitroreductase family protein — translated: MADFMDIVKGRRSIRKYDEKEIPAEHLNEVLEAVRWAPSWANTQCWEIVIVRDQSVKEALRATLGKGNPAAKAMIDAPVVIALCGKLESSGYYKSQSITKLGDWFMFDLGIATQNLCLAAHNLGLGTVIVGFFNFDKAAEVLGVPQGYELVAFIPMGYAAKDSPAPKRREISEFTHHDKF